A genome region from Clostridium sp. JN-9 includes the following:
- a CDS encoding metalloregulator ArsR/SmtB family transcription factor, which yields MDTKGEIEVCQCNEIHEDCVDFVKNNMLEEKSFQRLSELFKVLGDNTRIKIIYALSKKELCVCDISEVVKMSQSAVSHQLRILKSARLVKFRREGKVVYYSLDDEHIEKIFNAGLEHIQHK from the coding sequence ATGGATACCAAGGGCGAAATAGAAGTTTGCCAATGCAATGAAATACATGAGGACTGTGTAGACTTCGTAAAAAATAATATGCTGGAAGAAAAATCATTTCAAAGGCTGTCAGAGTTATTTAAGGTTTTAGGAGACAATACCAGAATAAAAATAATCTATGCATTATCAAAAAAAGAATTATGTGTTTGTGATATTTCAGAAGTGGTGAAGATGAGTCAATCTGCAGTATCTCACCAGCTTAGAATATTAAAATCTGCCAGACTTGTAAAGTTCAGAAGAGAAGGAAAAGTGGTTTATTATTCCCTTGATGATGAACATATTGAAAAAATATTTAATGCAGGACTTGAACATATCCAGCATAAATAA
- a CDS encoding MBL fold metallo-hydrolase codes for MKITWIGHSSFLLEDSKGRKLLTDPYDETVGYNVFKGDVDVVTISHHHFDHDYTKMINKNAAIIDKVGLFYEKDISIKGLPSYHDKFKGAKRGENVIYIFKMDDLRICHLGDLGYILSQDEIDDLGDIDVLLIPVGGNFTIDSKEAAELCSKIKPHIVIPMHYKTPVMNFPIDGVEGFINQMKNGTRINDSTLTIDKIPDERNLVKILNYSK; via the coding sequence ATGAAAATTACATGGATTGGTCATTCTAGTTTTTTATTGGAAGATTCCAAAGGCAGAAAACTTCTAACAGATCCATATGATGAAACTGTAGGCTACAATGTATTTAAGGGAGATGTTGATGTTGTAACCATAAGCCATCATCATTTTGATCATGATTATACAAAGATGATTAATAAAAATGCAGCTATAATTGATAAGGTTGGGCTTTTTTATGAAAAGGACATATCCATAAAAGGCCTGCCTTCATATCATGATAAATTTAAGGGTGCTAAGCGTGGAGAAAATGTAATTTATATTTTTAAGATGGATGATTTAAGAATATGCCATTTAGGGGATTTAGGTTACATTTTATCACAAGATGAAATTGATGATCTAGGTGATATTGATGTTCTTTTAATTCCTGTAGGCGGAAACTTCACCATAGATTCAAAGGAAGCTGCTGAACTGTGCAGTAAAATAAAACCTCATATTGTCATACCTATGCATTATAAAACTCCAGTAATGAATTTTCCTATAGATGGTGTTGAGGGATTTATAAATCAAATGAAAAATGGAACCAGAATCAACGATTCAACTTTAACAATTGACAAAATCCCTGATGAAAGAAATTTAGTGAAAATACTTAATTACAGCAAATAA